One Streptomyces sp. NBC_01217 genomic region harbors:
- a CDS encoding LmeA family phospholipid-binding protein gives MRALRILLVIAVVLGGIFVAVDRAAVYFAESEVEGRVQVPGATIGSTDVSIKGFPFLTQVAADRLDEVDVKISGIETDTNGRRLRISRMNAALHEVKLADGYSSATAARATGSAVISYEDLTAAASDGVVVAYGGDGKVKVTGTVDVLGQRLSRSVLSTVTLVDGHTVKVRADKVPGEGIPGLEGLVREKTDFQREVGGLPSGLKLEKIQPTADGLEISVVGTDVRLAG, from the coding sequence ATGCGTGCACTGCGAATACTGCTGGTCATAGCGGTGGTTCTGGGCGGGATCTTCGTCGCAGTCGACCGGGCGGCGGTGTACTTCGCCGAGTCGGAGGTCGAGGGGCGGGTCCAGGTCCCCGGCGCCACGATCGGTTCGACGGACGTCTCCATCAAGGGTTTCCCGTTCCTCACGCAGGTCGCCGCGGACCGGCTCGACGAGGTCGACGTCAAGATCTCCGGCATCGAGACCGACACCAACGGCCGCAGGCTCCGGATCAGCCGGATGAACGCCGCGCTGCACGAGGTGAAGCTGGCCGACGGCTACTCCAGCGCCACCGCCGCCCGGGCCACCGGCTCCGCCGTCATCTCGTACGAGGACCTGACCGCGGCCGCCAGCGACGGCGTCGTCGTCGCGTACGGCGGCGACGGCAAGGTGAAGGTGACCGGCACGGTCGACGTCCTCGGCCAACGGCTCTCGCGCAGTGTCCTGTCCACCGTCACCCTGGTCGACGGCCACACCGTGAAGGTGCGCGCGGACAAGGTGCCGGGTGAGGGCATCCCCGGCCTGGAGGGTCTGGTCCGCGAGAAGACCGACTTCCAGCGGGAGGTCGGCGGCCTGCCCAGCGGTCTGAAGCTGGAGAAGATCCAGCCGACCGCCGACGGCCTGGAGATCTCGGTCGTCGGTACGGACGTGCGGCTCGCCGGATAA
- a CDS encoding DUF1416 domain-containing protein has product MCGAKAGGPDASTIKPGETTIQGSVTRDGEPVTGYVRLLDSTGEFTAEVPTSATGQFRFYAAEGTWTVRALVPGGSADRTVVAQTGGLSEVAIAV; this is encoded by the coding sequence ATGTGTGGAGCAAAGGCCGGCGGCCCCGACGCTTCGACCATCAAGCCCGGTGAGACCACCATCCAGGGCAGCGTGACCCGCGACGGTGAGCCCGTCACCGGCTACGTGCGTCTGCTGGACTCGACCGGCGAGTTCACCGCGGAGGTCCCGACCTCGGCGACCGGGCAGTTCCGCTTCTACGCGGCCGAGGGTACGTGGACGGTGCGCGCACTGGTTCCCGGCGGCAGCGCCGACCGCACGGTCGTGGCGCAGACCGGTGGCCTCTCCGAGGTCGCGATCGCCGTCTAG
- a CDS encoding DsrE family protein: MSKKLVIKVTAGADAAERCSQAFTVAAVAVASGVEVSLWLTGESSWFALPGRAAEFELPHAAPLPDLIESIQAGGQITLCTQCAARRDITEQDVLKGVRIAGAQVFVSEIMADGVQALVY, encoded by the coding sequence ATGTCGAAGAAGCTCGTGATCAAGGTGACTGCCGGTGCCGACGCGGCCGAGCGCTGCTCGCAGGCGTTCACGGTGGCCGCGGTCGCGGTCGCCAGCGGTGTGGAGGTCTCGCTCTGGCTGACCGGGGAATCCTCGTGGTTCGCCCTGCCGGGGCGCGCCGCCGAGTTCGAACTGCCGCATGCCGCACCGCTGCCCGATCTGATCGAGTCGATCCAGGCGGGCGGGCAGATCACCCTGTGCACGCAGTGCGCGGCCCGCCGCGACATCACCGAGCAGGACGTCCTGAAGGGCGTACGGATCGCGGGTGCCCAGGTCTTCGTCAGCGAGATCATGGCCGACGGCGTCCAGGCCCTCGTCTACTGA
- a CDS encoding DUF3099 domain-containing protein yields the protein MYARRRRGYFLMMGGCIVLFVSAWSFVRLWSMPAAIAMCVVAMVIPPVAAMVANRRGPEDRWWDDPSGDPKSDEWWDELDGKKRHQ from the coding sequence ATGTACGCCCGACGCCGTCGCGGCTATTTCCTGATGATGGGCGGCTGCATCGTCCTTTTCGTCTCGGCCTGGTCCTTTGTCAGGCTGTGGTCGATGCCCGCCGCGATAGCGATGTGTGTCGTCGCCATGGTCATCCCACCCGTCGCGGCCATGGTCGCCAACCGCCGGGGTCCGGAGGACCGCTGGTGGGACGATCCGTCCGGCGATCCGAAGTCCGACGAGTGGTGGGACGAACTCGACGGCAAGAAGCGGCACCAGTAG
- the ygfZ gene encoding CAF17-like 4Fe-4S cluster assembly/insertion protein YgfZ, producing the protein MKSPLLSLPGAVPAEGRDEGVAAHYGDLFREQRALAEGFGLVDLSHRAVVTVTGSDRLAWLHLLLTQHVSELAPGQATEALILSANGHIEHALYLVDDGETVWMHAEPGTQGDLIAYLESMKFFYRVEVADRTEEFAVVYLPAGSIADVPDGVTVRETAYGRDLFLPRADLEKYAADNGPVAGILAYEALRVEGHRPRLGFETDHRTIPHELGWIGTAVHLQKGCYRGQETVARVQNLGKPPRRLVFLHLDGSEVVLPGHGTPVRLAADGAEGRQLGFITTSARHHELGPIALALVKRNVAVDAELLAGDTAAAQETVVEP; encoded by the coding sequence ATGAAGAGCCCCCTGCTGTCCCTGCCCGGCGCCGTCCCCGCCGAAGGCCGCGACGAAGGCGTCGCCGCGCACTACGGTGACCTGTTCCGCGAGCAGCGCGCCCTCGCCGAAGGTTTTGGCCTCGTCGATCTCTCGCACCGCGCCGTCGTCACCGTCACCGGCAGCGACCGGCTGGCCTGGCTGCATCTGCTGCTCACCCAGCACGTCAGCGAACTCGCCCCGGGACAGGCCACCGAGGCCCTGATCCTCTCCGCGAACGGGCACATCGAGCACGCCCTCTATCTCGTCGACGACGGCGAGACCGTGTGGATGCACGCCGAACCGGGCACGCAGGGCGATCTGATCGCCTACCTGGAGTCCATGAAGTTCTTCTACCGGGTCGAAGTCGCCGACCGTACCGAGGAATTCGCCGTGGTGTACCTGCCGGCCGGCTCCATCGCGGACGTCCCGGACGGTGTGACGGTACGGGAGACGGCGTACGGCCGGGATCTGTTCCTGCCCCGCGCCGACCTGGAGAAGTACGCGGCCGACAACGGACCCGTGGCCGGCATCCTGGCGTACGAGGCGCTGCGCGTCGAGGGGCACCGCCCGCGCCTCGGCTTCGAGACCGACCACCGCACCATCCCGCACGAGCTGGGCTGGATCGGCACCGCCGTCCACCTCCAGAAGGGCTGCTACCGGGGTCAGGAGACGGTGGCCCGGGTGCAGAACCTGGGCAAGCCGCCGCGGCGGCTGGTCTTCCTGCACCTGGACGGCAGCGAGGTCGTCCTGCCCGGACACGGCACGCCGGTGCGGCTCGCGGCGGACGGCGCCGAGGGCCGGCAGCTGGGCTTCATCACCACATCCGCCCGCCACCACGAGCTGGGGCCGATCGCCCTGGCCCTGGTCAAGCGGAACGTCGCGGTGGACGCGGAGCTGCTCGCGGGGGACACGGCGGCTGCCCAGGAGACGGTCGTGGAGCCGTAG
- a CDS encoding GNAT family N-acetyltransferase encodes MGPDVRPIAESEFPNWLRALNTGFLRPPSVTEKEVAVRLPHIDPARTQGAFDGGRCVATFRSFAQELTVVGGATVPADAISNVTVSPTHRRRGLLSRMMAADLAAAKERGDVVATLIAAEYPIYGRYGFGSAACTTEWEIDVPRAGLDPRWSGPSAQDGGRIDLVSGADVRKLGPALHDRLRTRQHGTVSRDTRWWELTTGENRPDPDAWTEPFYAVYSNADGEPDGLIIYRADDHWGDAKQPLNRATVFDLIADTPAAERALWHFVCSIDWISTVRTGHRAPDDLLPHLLPDPRAARIVTQADWLWVRLLDVPRALEARTYAAPGALTLDIHDPTSLTTGRYHLNATPAGTTCTPTRTTADLALDARELATLYLGDESPTRLAALGRIEELTPGAVARAETMFRAARRAWCPDVF; translated from the coding sequence ATGGGTCCTGATGTCCGTCCGATCGCCGAATCCGAGTTCCCCAACTGGCTGCGCGCCCTCAACACCGGGTTTCTGCGCCCGCCGTCGGTGACGGAGAAGGAGGTCGCCGTCCGTCTCCCGCACATCGACCCGGCCCGTACGCAGGGCGCGTTCGACGGCGGGCGGTGCGTGGCCACGTTCCGTTCGTTCGCGCAGGAGCTCACGGTCGTCGGCGGCGCCACGGTGCCGGCCGACGCGATCTCCAACGTCACGGTGTCGCCGACGCACCGCCGCCGCGGGCTGCTCAGCCGGATGATGGCCGCGGACCTGGCGGCGGCGAAGGAGCGCGGTGATGTGGTCGCCACGCTGATAGCCGCCGAGTACCCGATCTACGGGCGGTACGGCTTCGGTTCGGCGGCGTGCACCACCGAGTGGGAGATCGACGTACCGAGGGCGGGCCTCGACCCGCGCTGGTCGGGCCCTTCCGCGCAGGACGGCGGCCGGATCGACCTGGTGAGCGGCGCGGACGTACGCAAGCTGGGCCCGGCCCTCCACGACCGGCTGCGCACCCGGCAGCACGGCACGGTCAGCCGCGACACACGCTGGTGGGAACTGACCACCGGCGAGAACCGGCCTGACCCCGACGCCTGGACGGAGCCCTTCTACGCCGTCTACAGCAACGCGGACGGCGAGCCCGACGGCCTGATCATCTACCGCGCCGACGACCACTGGGGCGACGCCAAGCAGCCCCTGAACCGGGCGACCGTCTTCGACCTGATCGCCGACACCCCGGCGGCGGAACGGGCCCTGTGGCACTTCGTCTGCTCGATCGACTGGATCAGCACGGTCCGCACCGGCCACCGCGCCCCCGACGACCTGCTGCCCCACCTCCTCCCGGACCCGCGCGCGGCCCGCATCGTCACCCAGGCGGACTGGCTGTGGGTACGCCTCCTGGACGTCCCCCGCGCCCTGGAGGCCCGCACCTACGCGGCACCCGGCGCACTGACCCTGGACATCCACGACCCCACGTCCCTGACCACCGGCCGCTACCACCTGAACGCCACCCCCGCCGGCACAACCTGCACCCCCACCAGGACCACCGCCGATCTGGCCCTGGACGCAAGGGAGCTGGCCACGCTCTACCTGGGCGACGAATCCCCGACCCGCCTGGCAGCCCTGGGCCGCATCGAAGAACTCACACCGGGAGCTGTTGCGCGAGCGGAGACCATGTTCCGGGCGGCGCGGCGGGCTTGGTGCCCGGATGTGTTCTGA
- a CDS encoding FABP family protein: MIEIPSDLHPDLVPLAFLLGNWAGAGVSDFPGAEQCNFGQEVSFSHDGRDFLEYVSHTWVLDSEGEKVRPLESESGYWRIDKDRKVEIVMVRDQGVIEIWYGELADQKPQIDLVTDAVARTAASGPYSGGKRLYGYVKSDLMWVGEKATPEVELRPYMSAHLKKVVTPEEVQAMAKSLGDLPDDGIAFFK; the protein is encoded by the coding sequence ATGATCGAGATCCCGTCCGACCTCCACCCGGACCTCGTCCCGCTGGCCTTCCTCCTCGGCAACTGGGCGGGCGCGGGAGTCTCCGACTTCCCCGGCGCCGAGCAGTGCAACTTCGGCCAGGAAGTCTCCTTCAGCCACGACGGCCGGGATTTCCTGGAGTACGTCTCGCACACCTGGGTGCTCGACTCCGAGGGCGAGAAGGTCAGGCCGCTGGAGTCCGAGTCGGGCTACTGGCGCATCGACAAGGACCGCAAGGTCGAGATCGTCATGGTCCGCGACCAGGGCGTCATCGAGATCTGGTACGGCGAGCTGGCCGACCAGAAGCCGCAGATCGACCTGGTCACCGACGCGGTGGCCCGTACCGCGGCCTCCGGCCCGTACAGCGGTGGCAAGCGTCTCTACGGCTATGTGAAGAGCGACCTGATGTGGGTCGGCGAGAAGGCCACCCCCGAGGTGGAGCTGCGCCCGTACATGTCGGCGCACCTGAAGAAGGTCGTCACCCCGGAAGAGGTCCAGGCGATGGCCAAGAGCCTGGGCGACCTGCCGGACGACGGCATCGCGTTCTTCAAGTAG
- a CDS encoding GntR family transcriptional regulator, with protein sequence MTPEHTAMDGSRMPSSEEVADALRERIRTGELKAGDHLPTQSALAEEFRVERGVIRLALQRMQDDGLLAAVTRGMPPQVASPADAETPLQTAAGLGPRILGAFESDENVRIDALCLTAESLTLALAEPLQRIRAGRLSPSSVKVRVLLPARDLDMAFPRRTEPLEGDRAVHERWLALRNSQAHVVRHNLEALRSTRDLHVEVEMRALPFTPPVKLYLLNGSEALFAYYTVTKREELIHGEPTELFDVLGSDSTLFRFESSAAVRDQLFVTQSEAWFESLWSTIATELVLRS encoded by the coding sequence GTGACCCCCGAGCACACAGCGATGGACGGCAGCCGGATGCCCTCGTCCGAGGAGGTGGCGGACGCCCTTCGGGAGCGGATCCGTACCGGAGAGCTCAAGGCCGGGGATCACCTGCCCACTCAGTCCGCGCTGGCGGAGGAGTTCCGAGTCGAACGGGGCGTGATCCGGCTGGCGCTTCAGCGTATGCAGGATGATGGTCTTCTCGCCGCCGTCACCAGGGGGATGCCGCCCCAGGTGGCGAGCCCGGCCGATGCCGAGACGCCCCTGCAGACCGCGGCCGGGCTCGGGCCGCGGATTCTTGGGGCGTTCGAGAGCGACGAAAACGTACGCATCGACGCGCTCTGCCTGACGGCCGAGTCCCTCACCCTGGCCCTGGCCGAGCCGTTGCAGCGGATAAGGGCGGGGCGGCTGTCACCGAGTTCGGTGAAGGTGCGGGTCCTGCTGCCCGCCCGCGACCTCGACATGGCCTTCCCCCGCCGTACCGAGCCCTTGGAGGGCGACCGGGCGGTGCACGAGCGCTGGCTGGCCCTGCGCAACTCGCAGGCGCATGTGGTCAGGCACAACCTCGAAGCTCTGCGCAGCACGCGGGACCTGCACGTCGAGGTGGAGATGAGGGCCCTGCCGTTCACCCCACCCGTCAAGCTGTATCTCCTGAACGGGTCGGAGGCGCTGTTCGCGTACTACACCGTGACGAAGCGCGAAGAACTGATCCACGGCGAACCCACCGAGCTGTTCGACGTGCTGGGCAGCGATTCGACACTCTTCCGCTTCGAAAGCTCCGCCGCGGTACGGGATCAGCTGTTCGTGACGCAGTCCGAGGCGTGGTTCGAGAGCCTGTGGAGCACCATCGCGACCGAACTGGTCCTGCGCAGCTGA
- a CDS encoding asparaginase, producing the protein MTSSAAPAVPSVISPAHPVLAEVVRSGFVEGRHRGSLVVLAADGSVERVLGDPAAPVFPRSSNKPMQAAAVLRAGLDLSGERLALAAASHSGEGFHLELVRTMLAEHGLTPGDLQTPPDLPLDPAEAEKYLAAGNVRDRITMNCSGKHAAMLAVCALNGWDRASYLNPSHPLQQLVHQVVEEAAGEPVAAVGTDGCGAPLVAISLMGLARAFRSFVLAEPGTAERRVGDAMRAHPEYVAGTRRPDTWLMREVPGTLSKMGAEAVQAVALADGRALAFKIDDGATRALGPVLAQSLRLLGIDAPVVSRIGREPLLGGGGEVGEIRAAF; encoded by the coding sequence ATGACCTCCAGCGCGGCCCCCGCCGTCCCCTCCGTCATATCCCCCGCCCACCCCGTCCTGGCCGAGGTCGTACGGTCCGGTTTCGTGGAGGGCCGGCACCGGGGCTCGCTGGTGGTCCTGGCCGCCGACGGAAGTGTGGAGCGGGTCCTGGGCGACCCGGCGGCGCCGGTCTTCCCGCGCTCGTCCAACAAGCCGATGCAGGCCGCGGCCGTGCTGCGGGCCGGGCTCGATCTGTCCGGGGAGCGGCTGGCACTGGCCGCCGCGAGCCACTCGGGCGAGGGCTTCCATCTCGAACTCGTCCGCACGATGCTCGCCGAGCACGGACTGACGCCCGGTGATCTGCAGACCCCGCCCGATCTGCCGCTGGACCCGGCGGAGGCCGAGAAGTATCTCGCCGCGGGCAACGTCCGGGACAGGATCACCATGAACTGCTCCGGCAAGCACGCGGCGATGCTCGCGGTGTGCGCGCTGAACGGCTGGGACCGGGCGTCCTACCTCAACCCCTCGCACCCGCTCCAGCAGCTGGTGCACCAGGTGGTCGAGGAGGCGGCGGGCGAGCCGGTCGCGGCGGTCGGTACGGACGGGTGCGGGGCGCCGCTGGTGGCGATCAGCCTGATGGGTCTGGCGCGGGCCTTCCGCTCGTTCGTACTGGCGGAGCCGGGGACGGCGGAGCGCCGGGTCGGGGACGCGATGCGGGCCCACCCCGAGTACGTCGCCGGAACCCGCCGCCCCGACACCTGGCTGATGCGGGAGGTGCCCGGCACGCTCTCCAAGATGGGCGCGGAGGCGGTGCAGGCGGTGGCGCTGGCGGACGGCCGGGCACTGGCCTTCAAGATCGACGACGGTGCGACGCGGGCGCTCGGCCCGGTTCTGGCGCAGTCGCTGCGCCTGCTCGGCATCGATGCGCCGGTGGTCTCCCGGATCGGGCGCGAGCCGCTGCTGGGCGGCGGCGGTGAGGTGGGCGAGATCCGGGCAGCGTTCTGA
- a CDS encoding sulfurtransferase has product MSRSDVLVDADWVEAHLDDPQVALVEVDEDTSAYEKNHIRNAIRIDWTKDLQDPVRRDFIDQAGFEELLSGKGIGNDTTVVLYGGNNNWFASYAFWYFKLYGHQDVRLLDGGRKKWELDSRDLVDGDQIPSRPATEYKAKAQDESIRAYRDDVVKAIGSQNLVDVRSPDEFSGKLLAPAHLPQEQSQRPGHVPSARNIPWSKNANDDGTFKSDDELKALYEDEQVDLAKDTIAYCRIGERSALTWFVLHELLGQENVKNYDGSWTEYGSLVGVPIELGANK; this is encoded by the coding sequence ATGAGCCGCAGTGACGTCCTGGTAGACGCCGACTGGGTCGAGGCCCACCTCGACGACCCGCAGGTCGCTCTCGTCGAGGTCGACGAGGACACCTCGGCGTACGAGAAGAACCACATCAGGAACGCGATCCGGATCGACTGGACCAAGGACCTCCAGGACCCGGTCCGCCGCGACTTCATCGACCAGGCCGGCTTCGAGGAACTGCTGTCCGGGAAGGGCATCGGCAACGACACCACCGTCGTCCTCTACGGCGGCAACAACAACTGGTTCGCGTCCTACGCGTTCTGGTACTTCAAACTCTACGGTCACCAGGACGTCCGCCTGCTCGACGGCGGCCGCAAGAAGTGGGAGCTCGACTCCCGCGACCTCGTCGACGGCGACCAGATCCCGTCCCGCCCGGCCACCGAGTACAAGGCCAAGGCGCAGGACGAGTCGATCCGCGCCTACCGTGACGACGTCGTGAAGGCGATCGGCAGCCAGAACCTGGTCGACGTGCGTTCGCCCGACGAGTTCAGCGGCAAGCTGCTCGCCCCGGCGCACCTCCCGCAGGAGCAGTCCCAGCGCCCCGGCCACGTGCCGAGCGCCCGCAACATCCCGTGGTCGAAGAACGCCAACGACGACGGCACCTTCAAGTCGGACGACGAGCTCAAGGCCCTCTACGAGGACGAGCAGGTCGACCTGGCGAAGGACACCATCGCGTACTGCCGTATCGGCGAGCGCTCCGCGCTCACCTGGTTCGTGCTGCACGAGCTGCTCGGCCAGGAGAACGTCAAGAACTACGACGGTTCGTGGACCGAGTACGGCTCCCTCGTGGGTGTGCCGATCGAGCTCGGCGCCAACAAGTAA
- a CDS encoding RsiG family protein, translating to MSTYGTGQSPGAVPVTCTGASTSTSTSISASTMRPPVQRTGHGPADGLSTGPQTELDGLRLPELRTLRRDSQRDEADLSYVRRLVQGRIDILRAELARRRDPETPVVDRLSEILADTPSQHRSSARHVTLTTPRSDEYRRLAAETLAEVELSDLDARTDEELHAAMGRLVRYEQQVSRRRHQLQRTADDCSAEIARRYREGEAQVDDLLA from the coding sequence ATGAGTACCTATGGAACCGGGCAGTCCCCCGGTGCCGTGCCGGTCACGTGCACCGGCGCCAGTACCAGTACCAGTACCAGCATCAGTGCCAGCACCATGCGCCCACCCGTCCAGCGCACCGGACACGGTCCCGCGGACGGCCTGTCCACGGGACCGCAGACCGAACTGGACGGCCTGCGACTGCCGGAGCTGCGCACACTGCGCCGCGATTCGCAGCGCGACGAGGCCGACCTCAGCTATGTGCGGCGGCTGGTCCAGGGGCGCATCGACATCCTGCGGGCCGAGCTGGCCCGCAGGCGGGACCCGGAGACACCGGTGGTGGACCGGCTGTCGGAGATTCTCGCCGACACCCCGTCCCAGCACCGTTCATCCGCCCGGCATGTCACGCTCACCACACCGCGCAGCGACGAGTACCGCCGGCTGGCGGCCGAGACGCTCGCCGAGGTCGAGCTCTCCGACCTCGACGCCCGTACGGACGAGGAGCTGCACGCCGCGATGGGGCGCCTGGTCCGCTACGAGCAGCAGGTCTCGCGCCGCCGTCACCAGCTGCAACGCACCGCTGACGATTGCAGTGCGGAGATCGCCCGCAGGTACCGTGAAGGTGAAGCACAAGTAGACGACCTGCTCGCCTGA
- a CDS encoding Fur family transcriptional regulator: MVSTDWKTDLRQRGYRLTPQRQLVLEAVDTLEHATPDDILCEVRRTASGVNISTVYRTLELLEELELVSHAHLGHGAPTYHLADRHHHIHLVCRDCTNVIEADVDVVAEFAAKLKGGFGFETDMKHFAIFGRCTDCTASAAAGSEGGARTDDAADPKP; this comes from the coding sequence GTGGTGAGCACCGACTGGAAGACCGACCTCCGGCAGCGCGGCTACCGGCTGACGCCGCAGCGGCAGCTGGTGCTGGAAGCCGTCGACACGCTGGAACACGCGACGCCCGACGACATCCTCTGCGAGGTGCGCAGGACCGCGTCAGGCGTGAACATCTCCACCGTCTACCGGACGCTCGAACTCCTGGAGGAGCTGGAGCTGGTCAGCCACGCCCATCTGGGGCACGGCGCGCCGACGTACCACCTGGCCGACCGCCACCACCACATCCATCTGGTCTGCCGTGACTGCACGAACGTCATCGAGGCCGATGTCGACGTCGTCGCCGAGTTCGCCGCGAAGCTGAAGGGCGGCTTCGGTTTCGAGACGGACATGAAGCACTTCGCGATCTTCGGCCGCTGCACCGACTGCACGGCGTCGGCGGCGGCGGGATCCGAGGGCGGGGCCCGGACGGACGATGCGGCCGATCCCAAGCCGTAA
- a CDS encoding putative leader peptide, protein MQCSIGGLPQRGRADLTKRRAVDLCRVAAMLCRTV, encoded by the coding sequence ATGCAGTGCTCTATTGGCGGTCTCCCACAGCGGGGACGGGCGGATCTCACGAAGCGGCGGGCAGTGGACCTGTGCCGCGTCGCCGCCATGCTCTGTCGCACTGTCTGA
- the dtd gene encoding D-aminoacyl-tRNA deacylase: MRAVVQRVDGASVTVADGAGASGGPEVVGEIVGEGLCVLVGVTHGDTAEKAAQLARKLWSVRILEGEKSCSDVNAPLLVISQFTLYGDARKGRRPTWNAAAPGEIAEPLVDEVVAQLRALGAQVEAGRFGADMRVSLTNHGPFTVIIEV, translated from the coding sequence ATGCGTGCAGTGGTGCAGAGGGTGGACGGTGCGAGCGTCACGGTGGCCGACGGCGCGGGCGCGTCGGGCGGGCCCGAGGTGGTCGGCGAAATCGTCGGTGAAGGACTGTGTGTGCTGGTGGGAGTCACCCACGGGGACACCGCGGAGAAGGCCGCGCAGCTGGCCCGCAAGCTCTGGTCGGTCCGCATTCTGGAGGGCGAGAAGTCCTGCTCCGACGTGAATGCACCGCTTCTGGTGATTTCGCAGTTCACTCTCTACGGGGACGCCCGTAAGGGGCGCAGGCCCACCTGGAACGCCGCGGCACCCGGCGAGATCGCCGAGCCGCTGGTCGACGAGGTGGTGGCCCAGCTGCGGGCGCTGGGCGCACAGGTGGAGGCGGGCCGGTTCGGGGCGGACATGCGGGTCTCGCTCACGAACCACGGCCCGTTCACCGTGATCATCGAGGTCTGA
- a CDS encoding winged helix-turn-helix domain-containing protein translates to MTNHGSAASDGRRQYQRVADDLLKGINSEKWRPGDRLPTQEQLVEQYGVSRSTVNEALRILREKRLIVTRQGSGTFVSGGPEDGITPSGPGVAAEAGHEDDDVWAVVSESVPPVLLKPYLEEAFEATEVRLDVFSMTTESLAARVSDQKNRIMTGVIKPPRSIRARLMLPDCDSPHLAIPRPVDGSDDPRVRRRLKGILQSHATMLREALFELLYQGFVPEVEVEVRLVPFSPQMKLYILNRRLALQGLYVTEEGTIPLPPDREEVEIFDAYGTGATLFPYRASADATPDQVGIVRTFQAFFDSNWDNLAARADF, encoded by the coding sequence GTGACAAATCATGGGTCTGCTGCATCGGACGGTAGGCGTCAGTACCAGCGAGTCGCCGATGACCTGCTGAAAGGCATCAACAGCGAAAAGTGGAGGCCCGGTGACCGCCTGCCCACGCAGGAGCAGCTGGTCGAGCAGTACGGCGTCTCCCGCAGCACGGTCAATGAAGCGCTGCGCATTCTCCGGGAAAAGCGTCTGATCGTCACCCGGCAGGGCAGCGGGACGTTCGTCAGTGGTGGGCCGGAGGACGGCATCACCCCGTCCGGCCCTGGCGTCGCGGCCGAAGCCGGGCACGAGGACGACGATGTGTGGGCGGTCGTTTCGGAGAGCGTCCCTCCTGTGCTGCTGAAGCCCTATCTGGAGGAGGCATTCGAGGCCACCGAGGTGCGGCTCGATGTCTTCTCGATGACCACGGAGTCGCTGGCCGCACGGGTGTCCGACCAGAAGAACCGCATCATGACCGGCGTCATCAAGCCGCCCCGGAGCATCAGGGCCCGGCTGATGCTCCCCGACTGCGACTCCCCGCACCTGGCGATTCCACGGCCGGTGGACGGCTCGGACGACCCCCGGGTGCGGCGGCGGCTGAAGGGGATCCTGCAGAGTCACGCGACGATGCTCAGGGAGGCCTTGTTCGAACTCCTGTACCAGGGGTTCGTTCCCGAAGTCGAGGTCGAGGTGCGGCTGGTGCCGTTCTCACCCCAGATGAAGCTGTACATTCTGAACCGCCGACTGGCGCTACAGGGCCTCTACGTGACGGAAGAGGGCACCATCCCGCTCCCTCCCGACCGAGAGGAAGTCGAGATCTTCGACGCCTACGGCACGGGAGCAACCCTCTTCCCGTACCGTGCCTCGGCCGACGCCACCCCCGATCAGGTCGGCATTGTGCGCACGTTTCAGGCGTTCTTCGATTCGAACTGGGACAACCTAGCCGCAAGGGCGGACTTCTGA